One genomic region from Anabaena sp. PCC 7108 encodes:
- a CDS encoding ABC transporter ATP-binding protein produces MANTLTLTDSNIPNSAPPSGIIQLDNIFKIYGSGETEVKALNDINLVIDKGEYCAIMGPSGSGKSTAMNIIGCLDRPSSGHYYLDNLDVAQIGDTELAHIRNKKLGFVFQQFHLLNQLTAMENVMLPMVYAGVKPGERKERATEALIKVGLEKRLNNKPTQLSGGQQQRVAIARAIVNRPVVLLADEPTGALDSRTTQEVLDIFGELNSSGITVVMVTHETEVARQTKRIVWFRDGEVVHSHLTPSELHQLVVS; encoded by the coding sequence GTGGCAAATACTCTGACTTTAACTGATTCAAACATTCCTAATTCAGCACCACCATCAGGAATTATTCAGCTTGATAACATCTTTAAAATATATGGTAGTGGTGAAACAGAAGTAAAAGCACTAAATGATATCAACTTAGTTATAGACAAAGGTGAATATTGTGCGATTATGGGACCTTCTGGTTCTGGTAAATCTACCGCGATGAATATTATCGGCTGTTTAGATCGTCCCAGTTCTGGACATTATTATTTAGACAATCTTGATGTAGCCCAAATCGGTGATACAGAATTGGCACATATTCGCAATAAAAAGCTAGGGTTTGTATTTCAACAATTCCATTTATTAAACCAATTGACAGCAATGGAAAATGTGATGCTGCCAATGGTGTATGCTGGTGTTAAGCCTGGGGAAAGAAAAGAACGGGCTACAGAAGCATTGATAAAAGTAGGTTTAGAAAAACGACTCAACAACAAACCTACCCAATTATCAGGGGGACAACAACAAAGAGTAGCGATCGCACGCGCTATTGTCAACCGTCCCGTTGTTCTCCTTGCTGACGAACCCACCGGCGCACTTGATTCCCGCACAACTCAAGAAGTTTTAGACATTTTTGGTGAATTAAATAGCAGTGGAATTACAGTTGTCATGGTGACGCATGAAACAGAAGTTGCGCGTCAAACTAAACGCATTGTTTGGTTTCGTGATGGTGAAGTGGTACATTCTCACCTGACACCAAGTGAGTTACATCAGCTTGTAGTTTCTTGA
- a CDS encoding anti-sigma regulatory factor: MKSELHVPSDLSFVNIVETWLLGCLKIQLGESVDWSEQSVRLRLALVEAYSNVVRHAHKDKPNLPVLLRLELKDSELSIEVWDYGEGFDLSTYFAPNPTEKQEGGYGWLIMNRLMDKVEYKLQVDGANCLKLEATIPKLAQN; the protein is encoded by the coding sequence ATGAAAAGTGAGCTTCACGTACCAAGCGATTTGAGTTTTGTAAACATCGTCGAAACTTGGTTGCTGGGATGCTTAAAAATCCAACTAGGTGAATCAGTGGATTGGTCAGAGCAATCAGTTCGTTTGCGGCTGGCGTTAGTGGAAGCATACTCCAACGTAGTACGTCATGCCCATAAAGACAAGCCGAATTTACCAGTTTTACTGCGCTTGGAACTAAAAGATAGTGAGTTATCCATCGAAGTTTGGGACTACGGTGAAGGCTTTGATTTGTCTACTTATTTTGCTCCCAATCCTACGGAGAAGCAAGAAGGTGGTTATGGGTGGCTGATTATGAATCGCCTAATGGATAAAGTGGAGTACAAGTTGCAAGTTGATGGTGCTAACTGTCTCAAGTTAGAAGCAACTATCCCAAAATTAGCTCAAAATTAG
- a CDS encoding nuclear transport factor 2 family protein, which produces MTSAEFSLSTEFKIEGITETSILRYFSTLNAGDFTATAALFAEDGVMHPPFEPGIVGRNAIAAYLQQEAQDIQAEPHQGISENLPDNYIQIQVTGKAQTSWCGVNVLWLFILNQQGEILETQIKLLASGKELLSLRPPNKEYTLTSEIV; this is translated from the coding sequence ATGACATCTGCTGAATTTTCGCTATCAACAGAATTTAAGATTGAAGGAATTACCGAAACCAGTATCCTACGTTATTTTTCCACGTTAAACGCTGGAGACTTTACAGCTACTGCTGCGTTATTTGCTGAAGATGGTGTGATGCACCCACCATTTGAACCTGGTATTGTGGGAAGAAATGCGATCGCTGCATACTTACAACAAGAAGCCCAAGATATCCAAGCTGAACCCCATCAAGGAATTAGCGAAAACTTACCAGACAACTATATCCAAATCCAAGTCACAGGAAAAGCACAAACTTCTTGGTGCGGTGTCAATGTTCTCTGGCTATTTATCCTGAACCAACAAGGAGAAATTTTAGAAACTCAAATCAAACTCCTAGCTTCTGGGAAAGAGTTACTTTCTTTGCGTCCACCTAACAAAGAATATACACTTACTTCAGAAATTGTCTAA
- the queG gene encoding tRNA epoxyqueuosine(34) reductase QueG, with product MNDCASTSSSVVKEKARELGFHLVGIASVNEIDAKEVQRLQAWMELGYHADMEWMANPKRQDIRLVMPEVRSLVCVALNYYTPDQRPEGEEYAKISRYGWGRDYHKVLHKKLKQLATWLESLGEGIKARYYADTGPVQDKVWAQKAGIGWIAKNGNLITREYGSWVFLGEIFTNIELESDSEALRRNRPATQHCGTCTRCIEACPTGAITEPFVVDANRCIAYHTIENRAETLPENLTPHLQGWVAGCDICQDVCPWNQRFAQVSDVTDFRPYAGNLAPKLVELAQISDQEWDRQFTASALRRIKPEMLRRNARANLDASRLKNDSESNNI from the coding sequence ATGAATGATTGTGCCTCAACCAGCAGCAGTGTGGTGAAAGAAAAAGCCAGGGAGTTAGGTTTTCATCTAGTTGGTATTGCATCTGTAAATGAGATAGATGCAAAAGAAGTACAAAGACTGCAAGCTTGGATGGAACTTGGTTATCATGCTGATATGGAATGGATGGCTAACCCCAAGCGCCAAGATATTCGTTTAGTCATGCCAGAAGTGCGATCGCTTGTGTGTGTGGCTCTAAATTATTACACTCCCGATCAACGTCCAGAAGGTGAAGAATACGCCAAAATTTCCCGTTATGGCTGGGGACGGGACTATCATAAGGTGTTGCACAAGAAACTCAAGCAATTAGCTACCTGGTTAGAATCATTAGGTGAAGGTATAAAAGCTAGATATTACGCAGATACAGGCCCAGTGCAAGATAAAGTTTGGGCGCAAAAAGCCGGGATTGGTTGGATTGCTAAAAATGGGAATTTAATTACGCGAGAGTATGGCTCTTGGGTATTTTTGGGAGAAATATTCACTAATATAGAATTAGAGAGCGATAGCGAAGCGCTCCGTAGGAATCGCCCAGCTACACAACATTGTGGAACTTGTACCCGTTGTATCGAGGCTTGTCCTACTGGTGCAATTACCGAACCATTTGTAGTAGATGCCAATCGCTGCATCGCTTATCATACCATTGAAAACAGAGCAGAAACATTGCCAGAAAACCTGACACCTCATTTACAGGGATGGGTAGCAGGTTGTGATATATGTCAGGATGTATGTCCTTGGAATCAGCGTTTTGCTCAAGTTAGTGATGTCACAGATTTTCGTCCTTATGCTGGGAATTTAGCACCTAAGCTGGTAGAATTAGCGCAAATCTCAGATCAGGAGTGGGATAGACAATTTACAGCATCAGCCTTACGACGGATTAAACCTGAAATGTTACGACGGAATGCTCGTGCTAATCTTGATGCATCTAGGCTAAAGAATGACTCAGAAAGTAATAATATTTGA
- a CDS encoding HAD-IA family hydrolase — protein MTQKVIIFDFDGTIADTVDALVTLANRLALEFGYVQITPNELALLRNLTSREIIKYSGISLFKIPFLLKKVKSELKDKIKDFQPIPGIKEALIELKNQDFRLGIITSNSQENVTEFLNCHELGYLFEFIHSGVTIFGKTTIINNVLRQRQIKPQSVIYVGDETRDIEASKKANIKVIAVTWGFNSAEVLLQQKPDFLIDHPSKLLEVIKNNS, from the coding sequence ATGACTCAGAAAGTAATAATATTTGATTTTGACGGAACAATTGCTGATACAGTTGACGCACTTGTAACTCTTGCTAATCGTTTAGCTTTAGAGTTCGGTTATGTACAAATCACTCCTAATGAACTTGCTCTTTTAAGGAATTTAACCTCTAGAGAAATTATTAAATATTCAGGTATTTCGCTGTTTAAAATTCCTTTTTTACTTAAAAAAGTTAAATCAGAATTAAAGGATAAAATCAAAGATTTCCAGCCTATACCTGGAATTAAAGAAGCGCTAATAGAACTAAAAAATCAAGATTTTCGGCTGGGAATTATTACATCTAATTCACAAGAGAATGTTACCGAATTTCTAAATTGTCATGAATTAGGTTATCTTTTTGAATTTATCCATTCAGGAGTGACGATTTTTGGCAAAACCACAATAATTAATAATGTATTGAGACAGAGGCAGATCAAACCTCAATCAGTAATTTATGTAGGGGATGAAACCAGAGATATTGAAGCTTCAAAAAAAGCAAATATCAAGGTGATTGCTGTGACTTGGGGATTTAATTCAGCCGAAGTATTATTACAGCAAAAGCCGGATTTTTTAATTGATCATCCAAGCAAATTATTAGAAGTGATAAAAAATAATTCGTAA
- a CDS encoding type II toxin-antitoxin system Phd/YefM family antitoxin: MLSKETTYSQARLNLASILDQVCDQREIMVIKRRNQKNVALIAEDELSSLLECVYLLRSPENAKRLFRALEWSETATETPQTLAELKEELGIDP; the protein is encoded by the coding sequence ATGTTAAGCAAAGAAACTACTTACTCTCAAGCCAGATTGAATTTAGCAAGTATTTTAGATCAGGTATGTGATCAACGGGAAATAATGGTAATTAAACGTCGTAATCAAAAAAATGTCGCGTTAATTGCAGAGGATGAACTTTCAAGTTTATTGGAGTGTGTTTACTTATTAAGATCGCCTGAAAATGCTAAACGTTTATTTCGTGCTTTAGAATGGTCTGAAACAGCAACGGAAACTCCTCAAACATTAGCAGAATTAAAAGAGGAGTTAGGAATTGACCCCTAA
- a CDS encoding Txe/YoeB family addiction module toxin, with translation MTPKKKKQDENEEKQASGYIPIFSPDFKADLAWWYSQDPKKGNKILDLVADILDGKPFTGLGKPEPLKYIAADTWSRRIDLEHRLVYKVTENKVYFLQALYHYESD, from the coding sequence TTGACCCCTAAGAAAAAAAAGCAAGATGAGAATGAAGAAAAACAAGCATCTGGTTATATTCCTATTTTCAGTCCTGATTTTAAAGCAGATTTAGCTTGGTGGTATAGTCAAGATCCCAAAAAAGGCAATAAGATTTTGGATTTAGTAGCGGATATTCTTGATGGTAAACCATTTACAGGTTTAGGTAAACCAGAACCTCTTAAATATATTGCTGCTGATACTTGGTCACGACGCATTGATTTAGAACATCGTTTAGTTTATAAAGTCACCGAAAATAAAGTTTATTTTTTACAAGCTCTTTATCATTATGAATCAGACTAA
- a CDS encoding orange carotenoid protein N-terminal domain-containing protein: protein MTFTSDTASTRFSGGFKYGIQSGDAVAATTAVFKALSVDDQLAVLWYAYTEMGRSITPAATGAARLQMAEGLLNQIKQMSHPEQLEVMRDLAAQRNTPVSRAYGIFSVNTKLAFWYELSELMVKGFVIPVPAGYQISRDGAQVLETLKELDFGQQITVLRKVVADMGVDPLAD from the coding sequence ATGACATTCACTTCTGACACAGCTTCAACCCGCTTTTCTGGCGGTTTTAAATACGGTATCCAATCTGGAGATGCTGTAGCTGCAACCACTGCTGTATTCAAAGCCCTCAGCGTGGATGACCAACTAGCTGTACTTTGGTATGCGTACACAGAAATGGGACGTTCCATCACTCCAGCCGCAACAGGTGCAGCCCGTTTGCAAATGGCTGAAGGTCTTTTAAATCAAATCAAACAGATGTCCCATCCAGAGCAGTTAGAAGTAATGCGGGACTTAGCTGCTCAAAGAAATACACCAGTTTCTCGTGCTTACGGTATTTTCAGTGTCAATACAAAATTAGCTTTCTGGTACGAGTTATCAGAATTAATGGTCAAAGGTTTTGTTATTCCTGTACCAGCAGGTTATCAAATCTCTCGTGATGGCGCACAAGTGTTAGAAACACTTAAGGAATTAGATTTTGGTCAACAAATCACAGTACTACGGAAAGTAGTTGCAGACATGGGTGTTGATCCTCTGGCTGACTAA
- a CDS encoding orange carotenoid protein N-terminal domain-containing protein: protein MTASYNKTISDQAQSQSTQNLVEAFNTLDTDAKLAWLYFVYEKMGDTVTPAAPSAAEPELAPMLVGDYLQLSDEEQLEIMRDIVNCKDTVYSRAYGALKENNQLFIWYVWAEAMGDTVVGMPDNYESTEEINDLLAQIEELEFQEQISILRTIAGEMGYSDVKPIATQAETGKTSSL from the coding sequence ATGACCGCGAGTTACAATAAAACTATTTCTGATCAAGCTCAGAGCCAGTCAACTCAAAATTTAGTCGAAGCGTTTAATACTTTAGATACCGATGCAAAATTAGCTTGGCTATATTTTGTTTATGAAAAAATGGGTGATACTGTTACTCCAGCGGCTCCCTCAGCAGCTGAACCAGAATTAGCTCCCATGTTGGTAGGAGACTATTTGCAATTATCGGATGAGGAACAACTAGAAATTATGCGGGATATAGTTAACTGTAAGGATACAGTCTATTCTCGTGCTTATGGGGCATTAAAAGAAAATAACCAGTTGTTCATTTGGTATGTTTGGGCAGAAGCTATGGGGGATACAGTGGTAGGAATGCCAGATAATTATGAATCAACTGAGGAAATTAATGATTTACTTGCTCAAATTGAAGAACTAGAATTTCAAGAGCAAATTTCTATTTTGCGGACAATTGCTGGTGAGATGGGTTATAGCGATGTTAAACCAATTGCGACGCAAGCAGAAACAGGAAAAACATCGAGTTTGTAA
- the arfB gene encoding alternative ribosome rescue aminoacyl-tRNA hydrolase ArfB, translating into MLQITDRTTIPISEISISAIRSQGAGGQNVNKVATAIHLRFDINGSSLSPLYKERLLNLGDQRITKDGIIVIKAQQHRTQEQNKEDALERLQTLIKSVTVISPKRKPTKPTRSAKNKRIDSKTKHGEIKALRRNITE; encoded by the coding sequence ATGCTGCAAATTACCGACAGAACCACCATCCCTATTAGCGAAATCAGTATTAGTGCAATTCGTTCTCAAGGTGCAGGTGGTCAAAATGTTAATAAAGTTGCTACAGCAATTCATTTGCGCTTCGACATCAACGGCTCTTCTCTATCACCGCTTTACAAAGAACGTCTACTCAATTTGGGAGATCAACGCATCACCAAAGATGGAATAATTGTTATTAAAGCCCAGCAACATCGGACTCAAGAACAGAATAAAGAAGACGCTCTTGAACGTCTCCAAACTTTAATCAAAAGCGTCACCGTCATCTCCCCAAAACGCAAGCCCACGAAACCCACGCGCAGCGCTAAAAATAAACGCATTGACAGCAAAACAAAACACGGCGAAATTAAAGCCCTACGACGCAACATCACAGAATGA